In Desulfobacterales bacterium, the DNA window TTTAAATGCTTTTGGATCGATTTGCTTAAACCAATCACCTTGGCCAAATCAAGATAGGTCGGCAAACCCGCCAATGCTGTCAGACCGGTTGTTTTTTTCTCAGCTTCATACTTGAATGGAAGAACTCCTTGTGCCATAATAACTTCACCTCGTTGATGATAGTTTTGTTTTGCTACAATCTATCTATCACCCTGATTCTTCAGGATCAACGAGGTTTTTACTTTTTTTGACGGTGAATCAGGGTTCACGAATGAGGGCCGGGCTTGCGCAAACGCTCAGGATGAGGTATTCTTAACCCGATAATTAAACAGAGACCATGGGGATGTCGGCGTAAGCACTTAAAGAACCAACCATTTATTCATAAAAGCATATGGGCAGAATCATTCAGAAAACAGGCGTGAAAGGCAGTTTGAAATGGATCCAGGCGCTTGTAAATGAACAGCCCCATTTGCTGGATAAGCCCATAAAAAAAATCATCGGGGCTGATAAGGGTCGTAACATTGAGTGGCTTTCGCCCCATGTGAATGACGATTATGCAGAATATCGCGACCAGGCATTTCTGGATCTTCTGGGAATCAAGCTGTCCAAAAAAAAACTCAAAGATTTCTGGCCCAATCGCGGCCCCCAGTGGGATGCGTTGGGCCGAACAGGCAATGAGGCTTATTTTCTGGTTGAGGCAAAAGCCCATGTTTCAGAAATCATCTCATATTGCCATGTATATTCTCCTAAATCCAAAACGCTTATTAAAAAAAGCCTGAAACAAACTCAAAAATATTTAGGCTTGGAAACCCGGAGCGATCTTACCCGGGGCCTTTATCAATACGCAAACAGATTGTCACATCTTTATCTGCTGAGGGTTTTAAACGATGTCCCGGCTTACCTCGTTTTTGTTTTTTTCATCGACAACCCTACTCATATTTCGACGTCAAAAGCTGAATGGACCGCCGCACTTGAGGCCATGCGTTCTTTCCTGGGCGGATACAGCCACAAACTTTCCAAGTATGTCATTGACGTTTTTGTTGATGTTAACAACATTTAAAACGGATCGGATTTCTGGTTTTATCATTTTCGCATGGGGTGTTTCCGCCCCTCCCTACCCTTTTACCACAAATGGAGTATCCCGATGGCACCCACTGAGAAGCGGATCGCTGAACGCATCCCTCTCTATATAATATTATTTTCAGTGCTGATACATGCGGCTTTATGGAATATGCCTGTCCACGCATTGAGCAATGATCAAAAACCGAAAAATTATCAAATCCACACGGTAAAGGCGGGTGACAGTCTTTCAAAAATAGTTTACCGATACTATGGGGATTACACTAAAATCGCCTCGGTCGCCAAATCAAACCATATCAAGGATATTAACAGGCTTAAAATCGGTCAGAAGATCAAAATACCTGTTCTTTCATCAGAACCGCATCAAAAATCTTCAAGTGTGGTTGAAGAGGGATTGGATGCATCAGAACAGGGCAAAGCTGAAACACTTGAAGAAACAGGCCTGAACAAAGGGCCGATATATCTACGACTGGGTCGTCCCACAGTAATTTTCATTATTATATGCCTCTTTACAATGCTGGTTTTGGCCT includes these proteins:
- a CDS encoding LysM domain-containing protein yields the protein MAPTEKRIAERIPLYIILFSVLIHAALWNMPVHALSNDQKPKNYQIHTVKAGDSLSKIVYRYYGDYTKIASVAKSNHIKDINRLKIGQKIKIPVLSSEPHQKSSSVVEEGLDASEQGKAETLEETGLNKGPIYLRLGRPTVIFIIICLFTMLVLALIKWLGMKDVPHPPKPDDERRLGFKRPKWRMK